The following are encoded together in the Proteiniphilum saccharofermentans genome:
- a CDS encoding ABC transporter ATP-binding protein → MLKYIQKRFAMSEQGARDFIKGVLWTTLQNFSFMLPVILVYLFLQHFLSPYLYGKEVVTTSIWEYIVFSIMAIGIIYVITRFQYENTYVNVYNESAVRRISLAEKLRKLPLSYFGEKNLSDLTSTVMQDATDLEHTFSHAVPQLVGSFVTLILAMIGLGFMNWQLALAVFWVVPVALTVLWITKKMQMREHQTSYLQKRAVTEKIQEGIQQIQEIKSYGQEEIYLHELSNEQERFEKGQIKGELLIGVIINTVHALIKLGIPTLILVGTTLLLAGKVNFLTYLFFLILSSVIFNPLLNALEHGAVLFFLDIRINRMNEIMNLPVQTGTAGYYVDDYTIRFDHVGFSYKDDEEKVLHDVSFEARQGEVTALIGPSGGGKSTAAKLAARFWDVNSGTITLGGTDITTIDPEALLKNYSIVFQDVVLFNGSVMDNIRIGKKDASDGEVLCAAHAAQCDDFVHNLPDGYRTIIGENGSTLSGGERQRISIARALLKDAPIVLLDEATASVDAENETKIQAAISELVKNRTVLIIAHRMRTVANADKIVVLENGRVAEIGSPSALIKQNGLFARMLRMQSTDVPRERDISV, encoded by the coding sequence ATGCTTAAATATATACAAAAACGGTTCGCCATGAGCGAACAGGGTGCCCGGGATTTTATCAAAGGAGTATTATGGACTACTTTGCAGAACTTTTCATTCATGCTGCCGGTAATTTTGGTATATCTTTTCCTGCAACATTTCTTGTCACCCTATTTGTATGGGAAGGAGGTAGTGACGACTTCTATATGGGAATATATTGTCTTCAGTATAATGGCTATCGGGATCATTTATGTCATTACCCGTTTTCAATATGAAAACACCTATGTGAATGTGTATAACGAAAGCGCCGTACGCCGTATCTCGCTTGCCGAAAAACTACGTAAACTGCCGCTTTCTTATTTCGGGGAGAAAAACCTGTCCGATCTTACCTCAACGGTCATGCAGGATGCTACCGACCTGGAACATACCTTTTCACATGCTGTTCCGCAATTAGTGGGTTCATTTGTCACGTTGATATTGGCGATGATCGGGCTCGGCTTTATGAATTGGCAACTGGCACTCGCCGTCTTCTGGGTCGTTCCCGTAGCCTTGACCGTTCTCTGGATCACCAAGAAGATGCAGATGAGAGAGCATCAGACAAGTTATTTGCAAAAACGTGCGGTTACCGAGAAAATTCAGGAAGGGATTCAGCAAATCCAGGAGATCAAGTCATACGGACAGGAAGAAATATATCTTCATGAGCTGTCGAATGAGCAAGAGCGGTTTGAGAAAGGGCAAATCAAAGGAGAGTTACTTATCGGGGTGATCATTAACACCGTGCACGCCCTTATCAAGTTGGGAATACCCACGCTGATACTGGTCGGGACGACCTTGTTGCTTGCCGGTAAGGTAAATTTCCTGACATACCTGTTCTTCCTGATCCTCTCTTCCGTGATCTTTAATCCGTTGCTCAACGCATTGGAACATGGAGCAGTACTGTTCTTTCTCGATATTCGTATCAACCGGATGAACGAAATTATGAATCTGCCTGTACAAACCGGAACCGCTGGTTATTATGTGGACGATTATACCATTCGTTTCGACCATGTCGGTTTTTCTTATAAAGACGATGAGGAAAAAGTGTTGCACGATGTCTCGTTTGAAGCCCGTCAGGGAGAAGTGACAGCATTGATCGGTCCTTCGGGCGGCGGTAAAAGTACAGCGGCCAAACTGGCTGCCCGCTTCTGGGATGTAAACAGCGGCACCATCACCCTCGGTGGTACGGATATCACTACTATCGATCCTGAAGCCTTATTGAAAAATTATTCGATTGTTTTTCAGGATGTAGTACTCTTTAATGGATCGGTGATGGACAATATCCGCATCGGTAAAAAAGATGCCAGCGACGGAGAAGTATTGTGTGCAGCGCATGCTGCTCAGTGCGATGACTTTGTACACAACCTCCCGGATGGATATCGTACGATTATCGGTGAAAATGGCAGTACACTTTCGGGCGGGGAGCGTCAACGTATATCCATTGCCCGGGCGTTATTGAAAGATGCGCCCATCGTGTTGCTGGACGAGGCAACTGCTTCTGTGGATGCGGAGAACGAAACCAAAATACAGGCCGCTATTTCGGAACTCGTCAAGAACCGTACCGTGCTGATCATCGCCCACCGAATGCGCACGGTAGCCAATGCCGATAAAATCGTCGTACTGGAAAACGGACGTGTAGCCGAAATCGGTTCTCCGTCAGCACTTATAAAACAAAATGGGCTTTTTGCCCGGATGCTTCGCATGCAGTCAACCGATGTCCCCCGGGAACGGGATATCTCTGTGTGA
- a CDS encoding DUF234 domain-containing protein — MKFYNREAEVEALSKARELSFNLHSQMTVLTGSQTVRYEVADMFLRFWSRYFIKYNHLIESQNLPALADIIKNDFPAYSGLTLEIYFRQKMMESLEFRNIGSWWEGKKSTEQNEIDIVGIYLDDKRALVAEVKRQRKNFKPDWFETKVEAIRKKILFQYEIETKCFSIDDM, encoded by the coding sequence ATGAAGTTTTATAATCGAGAAGCAGAAGTGGAAGCGTTGAGCAAGGCACGGGAGTTGTCGTTCAACCTACATTCCCAAATGACCGTACTTACCGGTTCCCAAACGGTGCGTTATGAGGTTGCTGATATGTTCCTCCGCTTTTGGTCCAGGTACTTCATCAAGTACAATCACCTGATTGAATCGCAGAATTTACCTGCTTTGGCAGACATTATAAAGAACGATTTCCCTGCTTATTCCGGCTTAACGCTCGAAATATACTTCCGTCAAAAGATGATGGAAAGCCTTGAGTTCCGTAATATTGGTTCTTGGTGGGAAGGCAAGAAAAGCACGGAGCAGAACGAAATAGATATTGTAGGCATCTATCTGGACGACAAAAGAGCTTTGGTTGCCGAAGTGAAACGGCAACGCAAGAACTTTAAGCCCGATTGGTTTGAAACGAAAGTAGAAGCGATCCGCAAAAAAATTCTGTTTCAGTATGAGATTGAAACAAAATGTTTCTCTATCGATGATATGTAA
- a CDS encoding metal-dependent transcriptional regulator, with translation MENYLYAIVSVSIFALLILFLFWVFWPKKGLLAKLKKLGAYRQRVLLEDALKYLYDCEYKGAVCKSENLLNNLGISQEKLNSLLKRLQSLELVSSKNDTYILTEAGRSYALRVIRMHRLWERYLADETGLAHTKWHTQADYLEHTMSGEDIDKLAARIGNPAFDPHGDPIPTASGELPTHKGKPLSGLKEGDVARIIHIEDEPVEIYQQLAIEGLYPGLQIYVLKSDKDSITFAADGEERTLIPQFAKEVTVEIVAAENVACVKQERLSSLKIGEKAEVVGISLNFQGQQRRRLMDLGIVPGQRISAIIQSASGDPVGYRIMGTTIGIRRNQSDQIFIRNKEKEYYGHTE, from the coding sequence ATGGAGAATTATTTATATGCCATTGTTTCGGTATCGATTTTTGCTTTGCTTATACTTTTCCTGTTTTGGGTGTTTTGGCCCAAGAAAGGGTTGTTGGCAAAATTAAAAAAATTGGGAGCCTATAGGCAACGTGTGTTGTTGGAAGACGCTCTAAAATATTTATACGATTGCGAATACAAAGGCGCGGTATGCAAATCGGAAAATCTTTTGAACAATTTAGGCATATCACAAGAAAAATTGAACAGTCTTTTAAAGCGCCTTCAATCGCTGGAGCTGGTCTCCTCGAAAAACGATACATATATCCTGACCGAAGCGGGACGCTCTTACGCTTTGCGTGTCATCCGGATGCACCGCCTCTGGGAGCGTTACCTCGCCGATGAAACCGGATTGGCCCATACCAAATGGCATACCCAGGCCGATTATCTGGAGCACACAATGTCCGGCGAAGATATTGATAAGCTTGCTGCCCGTATCGGTAATCCGGCTTTTGATCCGCACGGTGATCCCATTCCTACCGCCTCGGGGGAGCTCCCCACACATAAAGGGAAACCGTTGAGCGGGTTAAAAGAGGGTGATGTGGCACGTATCATCCATATAGAGGATGAACCGGTGGAGATTTATCAGCAACTTGCCATTGAAGGGCTGTACCCCGGATTGCAAATATATGTATTGAAATCGGATAAAGATAGCATAACATTCGCCGCCGATGGCGAAGAGCGGACACTGATCCCTCAATTCGCAAAGGAAGTTACCGTAGAAATAGTGGCGGCTGAAAACGTTGCTTGTGTCAAACAAGAACGGCTTTCGTCGCTTAAGATTGGGGAAAAAGCGGAAGTTGTGGGGATTTCACTCAATTTTCAAGGGCAACAGCGTCGCAGATTGATGGATTTGGGCATTGTTCCCGGACAGCGGATTTCCGCCATCATCCAAAGCGCGTCAGGCGACCCGGTCGGTTATCGCATTATGGGGACTACCATCGGGATTCGAAGAAACCAGTCCGATCAGATTTTCATCAGGAACAAAGAAAAGGAGTATTATGGACATACAGAATAG
- a CDS encoding metal-dependent transcriptional regulator: MIDEEMGIISLSELSRRLRVSIPTVNSMVKKLHHGGWVIYEKYQPVRLTDKGKKEAALIVRKHRIVEMFLVKKMNFGWEEVHDIAEQIEHVNSEIFFERMDEMLGNPSSDPHGSPIPNQNGIITSKKYMRLSDAKNGSVVILRRLHSDDRDLLNYLNEKRISLHTTFIIENIEPFDKSINIRYNEGATATLSKDVCDMLLVEATSHRDIPFPGDIG, from the coding sequence ATGATCGATGAAGAAATGGGAATCATTTCTTTGTCGGAACTTAGCCGACGCTTACGTGTAAGTATCCCTACAGTCAACAGCATGGTAAAAAAGCTTCACCATGGCGGGTGGGTTATTTACGAGAAATACCAGCCTGTAAGGTTGACCGACAAAGGAAAGAAAGAGGCTGCGCTTATCGTCCGGAAACACCGGATTGTTGAAATGTTCCTGGTGAAAAAAATGAATTTTGGTTGGGAAGAAGTCCACGATATTGCTGAACAAATAGAACATGTGAATTCGGAAATATTTTTTGAGCGAATGGATGAAATGCTCGGCAATCCCTCCTCAGACCCTCACGGTTCGCCTATTCCGAATCAAAACGGAATCATAACCTCTAAAAAATATATGCGATTGTCGGACGCAAAGAATGGATCTGTTGTAATTCTCAGGAGATTGCATAGCGACGATAGAGATTTATTAAACTATCTCAACGAAAAAAGAATATCTCTACACACAACCTTCATCATAGAGAACATTGAGCCTTTTGACAAAAGCATCAACATTCGATATAATGAAGGCGCTACGGCCACATTGAGCAAAGACGTTTGCGATATGCTTCTGGTAGAAGCAACATCACACAGAGATATCCCGTTCCCGGGGGACATCGGTTGA
- the feoB gene encoding ferrous iron transport protein B — protein MDIQNSCAACPLYHKENLMRLGVDLENTDYVITLAGNPNTGKSTVFNNLTGLRQHTGNWPGKTVTRAEGAYSYGGKRYKVVDLPGTYSLLSTSVDEEVARDFILFGRPNVTVIVADATRLERNLNLALQILEITDRAILCLNLMDEARRNHIEINVRALSRELGIPVIAASARSKQGMEELLAAIEEVASGKYVCRPRRTKNQPANLKHAISVVTEKINEVFSDLPNVSWVALRLLEGDQSIIDAIRSGDLGLLKQDLPSTLSENADSSKRKLPTEKEREEILSAANTERWNLGLNFHDAVIETIYSEASAVARKTVSISGSRPYSLDLKIDKIVTSRWLGFPIMFLLLAGVFWITVSGANYPSGLLFSLLVDKLHPLLKELTMAAHFPWWLSGVLIDGAYLSMAWVISVMLPPMAIFFPLFTLLEDFGYLPRVAFNMDNLFRKAGAHGKQALTMSMGFGCNAAGVVAARVIDSPRERLIAIITNNFSLCNGRWPTQILIATIFIGAAVPAGMAGIVSAGAVVGVALLGIFLSLIVSWGLSKTVLKGEASTFSLELPPYRPPRIWQTLYTSLIDRTIFVLWRAIIFAIPAGIIIWLVGNVKIDGISLAEYFIDWSNPLAFVFGLNGVILLAYIIAIPANEIVIPTILMLTVLMTGMPDVGDGAGVMFDAASINQTRDILHAGGWTTLTAVNLMLFSLLHNPCSTTIFTIYKETRSLKWTMFSTFLPLVMGFAVCFLTTLFWSLMHQVI, from the coding sequence ATGGACATACAGAATAGTTGCGCAGCTTGCCCGCTATATCATAAGGAAAACCTGATGCGTTTGGGGGTAGACTTGGAAAATACCGATTATGTCATTACGCTGGCAGGAAATCCCAATACGGGGAAAAGCACGGTCTTCAATAACCTCACGGGATTGAGGCAGCATACGGGCAACTGGCCGGGTAAAACCGTAACCCGTGCTGAAGGAGCTTATTCCTACGGTGGAAAACGATATAAAGTGGTCGATTTGCCGGGAACTTATTCATTACTTTCTACGAGTGTCGATGAAGAGGTAGCCCGCGATTTCATACTGTTCGGCCGACCGAATGTTACGGTTATAGTCGCTGACGCAACCCGTCTGGAACGAAATTTGAATTTGGCTCTCCAGATCCTTGAAATAACTGATCGCGCCATACTCTGTCTTAACTTGATGGACGAGGCCCGGCGAAATCATATCGAAATAAATGTACGTGCACTTTCACGCGAGTTGGGTATTCCGGTCATTGCCGCGTCGGCACGGAGCAAACAAGGAATGGAAGAGTTGCTGGCTGCCATTGAAGAGGTGGCTTCAGGGAAATATGTTTGCCGGCCCCGCCGGACAAAAAACCAGCCGGCCAATTTAAAACATGCAATATCGGTTGTTACTGAAAAGATAAACGAGGTTTTCTCTGATCTTCCCAATGTGAGTTGGGTCGCTTTGCGGCTACTCGAAGGCGACCAAAGTATTATCGACGCCATTCGGTCGGGTGATCTGGGCCTGTTGAAGCAAGATTTACCTTCTACCCTTTCGGAAAATGCGGATAGTTCAAAGAGGAAATTACCGACAGAAAAAGAGCGGGAAGAGATATTGTCTGCGGCAAATACGGAGCGTTGGAATCTGGGACTCAACTTCCACGATGCCGTCATCGAAACCATTTACTCGGAAGCATCGGCGGTTGCCCGGAAAACAGTTTCCATATCGGGGAGCAGACCTTACAGCCTCGATCTGAAGATCGATAAAATCGTAACGAGTAGGTGGTTGGGCTTTCCTATCATGTTTCTGCTGCTGGCAGGTGTTTTCTGGATAACTGTCTCGGGCGCTAATTACCCTTCGGGTTTGTTGTTTTCTCTGTTGGTTGACAAATTGCATCCTTTGTTGAAAGAACTGACCATGGCGGCTCATTTTCCATGGTGGCTGAGTGGCGTTTTAATTGACGGAGCCTATTTATCGATGGCATGGGTGATATCCGTCATGCTTCCGCCAATGGCTATCTTCTTCCCACTTTTTACGCTGCTGGAAGATTTCGGATACCTTCCCCGTGTGGCTTTCAACATGGATAATCTGTTCCGCAAAGCGGGAGCGCACGGTAAACAAGCGCTTACCATGAGCATGGGGTTCGGATGTAACGCTGCCGGGGTTGTGGCGGCACGGGTTATTGACAGTCCGAGGGAGCGTCTCATCGCCATTATTACCAATAATTTTTCGCTGTGCAACGGACGGTGGCCAACCCAAATCCTGATTGCCACCATCTTTATTGGGGCGGCTGTACCGGCAGGCATGGCCGGAATTGTTTCCGCCGGGGCAGTTGTCGGTGTTGCCTTATTGGGAATCTTCCTGAGCCTTATCGTTTCGTGGGGACTGAGTAAAACCGTGTTGAAAGGGGAAGCTTCCACATTCAGCCTGGAACTACCCCCGTATCGTCCTCCACGGATATGGCAAACATTATATACTTCGCTCATCGACCGGACCATTTTTGTGTTATGGCGAGCCATTATTTTTGCTATTCCCGCCGGGATTATCATCTGGTTGGTGGGCAATGTTAAAATAGACGGGATTAGTCTGGCCGAATATTTTATCGACTGGTCAAACCCATTGGCGTTCGTTTTCGGTTTAAATGGTGTTATCTTACTGGCTTATATCATTGCCATCCCGGCCAATGAAATCGTGATTCCTACAATACTGATGCTCACTGTGCTGATGACGGGGATGCCGGATGTGGGAGATGGTGCCGGAGTGATGTTCGATGCCGCTTCCATCAACCAGACGAGAGATATTTTACATGCCGGGGGGTGGACAACACTGACAGCTGTAAATCTCATGCTGTTCAGCTTACTCCACAATCCTTGTTCCACTACTATTTTTACGATTTATAAGGAGACCAGGAGCTTGAAATGGACGATGTTTTCTACTTTTCTACCTTTGGTCATGGGGTTCGCGGTTTGCTTCCTGACCACTCTCTTTTGGTCTTTGATGCACCAAGTTATTTGA
- a CDS encoding FAD-dependent oxidoreductase codes for MTDIEGFSACWGITVIHCPYCHGYEVKNERTGILANGYFALHYAQLVRNLTRHLTVFTNGKADFTQEQADKFARHNIPLIEKEIASFDHENGKIRQIVFKDHSTFALQALYARPAFEQHCKIPEMLGCELTEQGLIKTDMFQKTSIANVFACGDNTSPMRSVAYAVGAGKLNRISIR; via the coding sequence ATGACAGACATCGAGGGTTTTTCAGCATGTTGGGGAATTACGGTCATCCATTGCCCCTATTGCCATGGCTATGAAGTAAAGAATGAAAGGACAGGTATTTTAGCCAACGGGTATTTTGCCTTGCACTATGCGCAATTGGTACGGAACCTTACCCGGCACCTGACTGTTTTCACGAACGGCAAGGCCGATTTTACACAGGAACAAGCGGATAAATTTGCCAGACATAACATTCCGTTGATTGAGAAAGAGATTGCTTCCTTCGATCACGAAAACGGAAAGATCAGGCAAATCGTCTTTAAGGATCATTCAACTTTTGCGCTCCAAGCCCTTTACGCACGTCCTGCGTTTGAACAACATTGCAAAATACCCGAAATGTTAGGTTGCGAACTAACGGAACAAGGGCTTATCAAAACAGATATGTTCCAGAAAACAAGTATAGCCAATGTCTTTGCTTGTGGCGACAATACAAGTCCGATGCGTTCCGTGGCCTATGCGGTAGGTGCGGGAAAACTTAACAGAATTAGCATACGATAG
- a CDS encoding ABC transporter ATP-binding protein: protein MRQKTSTFNLLRSHIGKKGGLMPFSIVLSVLGNLIGMIPFVCVWLIIRLLFTQGASASGNEIVRYAWWAFGFSILFILLYFTSLMLSHLAAFRLERNLRYSAMQKAVHMPLGFFTKNSTGKMRKVIDDNAGIIHTFVAHQMPDLAGGITVFVTTLILMFVFDWRLGLACLIPLVIAFAQFYLMMGKNYAATMRQYMTSLEAMNAEAVEYVRGIPVVKVFQQTVYSFKRFYDSIMDYNKWVKEYSASMKKSMSVYTVAINGFAFLLVPLAIILIFIGGNWQQVSLNLIFYVLITPFFGQCIMKLMYVIDGYRQAGEAVKRIEAMTDEKQQLVTPRPSTPMPAIYDIRFTDVSFRYDGASKDALSHIDLIIPQGKTVALVGASGSGKTTLARLIARFWDTGRGVISIGGVNVKQIHPEELMKHISFVFQNTELFKTSIRDNILYGNPDAVPADIDRAIELAQCREIIDKLPAGLDTKIGTEGIYLSGGEQQRIALARAFLKDAPILLLDEATAFADPENEQEIQQALRRLMHGKTVVMIAHRLTSVTDADTIVVMEQGRIIEKGTHSQLFQKKGLYRRMWNEYQQSVQWDIRKTTKYA from the coding sequence ATGAGACAAAAAACATCCACATTCAACCTGTTGAGAAGCCATATAGGAAAGAAAGGTGGGCTGATGCCATTTTCCATCGTGCTCTCGGTCTTGGGAAACCTGATAGGGATGATACCGTTCGTTTGCGTATGGTTGATCATCCGCCTGTTATTCACGCAAGGAGCCTCCGCTTCGGGTAATGAAATTGTCCGTTATGCCTGGTGGGCCTTCGGTTTTTCCATCCTCTTTATTCTGCTTTATTTTACCTCGCTGATGTTATCGCATCTGGCTGCTTTCCGCCTTGAGCGCAATCTGCGTTATTCGGCTATGCAAAAAGCAGTGCACATGCCGTTGGGCTTTTTCACAAAGAACAGTACCGGAAAGATGCGGAAAGTGATTGATGATAATGCGGGCATTATTCACACATTTGTTGCACATCAGATGCCTGACCTGGCCGGAGGCATAACGGTGTTTGTCACCACGCTCATATTGATGTTCGTCTTCGATTGGCGTCTGGGGCTTGCCTGCCTGATCCCGCTGGTGATTGCTTTCGCACAGTTTTATCTGATGATGGGGAAGAACTATGCTGCCACCATGCGGCAATATATGACCTCGCTTGAAGCGATGAATGCCGAAGCAGTGGAATATGTACGCGGAATTCCCGTGGTAAAAGTGTTCCAGCAAACGGTCTATTCGTTTAAGCGGTTTTATGATAGTATCATGGATTACAACAAATGGGTGAAGGAATACTCCGCATCCATGAAGAAATCGATGTCGGTCTATACCGTAGCCATTAACGGATTTGCTTTTCTGCTCGTTCCCCTGGCAATTATTCTGATATTTATCGGTGGTAACTGGCAACAGGTGTCGTTGAATCTGATTTTCTACGTGCTTATCACACCTTTTTTCGGGCAATGCATCATGAAGTTGATGTACGTTATCGATGGTTATCGCCAGGCCGGTGAAGCTGTAAAGCGGATCGAAGCGATGACGGACGAAAAACAGCAGCTTGTGACCCCGCGGCCGTCGACGCCCATGCCGGCCATTTACGATATCCGTTTTACCGATGTTTCTTTCCGTTACGACGGGGCGTCGAAAGATGCACTCTCCCATATTGATCTGATTATTCCGCAGGGGAAGACTGTTGCGCTGGTAGGTGCTTCCGGAAGCGGGAAGACGACCCTGGCACGCCTTATTGCCCGTTTCTGGGATACCGGCCGCGGTGTGATATCTATCGGTGGCGTCAATGTAAAACAGATCCATCCTGAAGAACTAATGAAACATATATCGTTCGTTTTTCAAAACACCGAACTCTTTAAAACCTCCATCCGGGATAATATTCTCTATGGCAATCCTGATGCAGTACCTGCCGATATCGACAGGGCTATCGAACTGGCGCAATGCCGCGAGATCATCGACAAGCTGCCAGCTGGTCTTGATACAAAAATAGGGACGGAAGGTATTTATCTTTCAGGTGGTGAACAGCAACGTATTGCTTTGGCAAGAGCCTTCCTGAAAGATGCTCCTATCCTGCTTCTCGACGAAGCTACCGCTTTTGCCGATCCCGAAAACGAACAGGAGATACAGCAGGCGTTACGTCGTCTCATGCACGGCAAGACGGTAGTGATGATCGCTCATCGCCTCACCTCGGTGACAGATGCCGACACCATCGTGGTGATGGAGCAAGGCCGCATTATCGAAAAGGGAACACATTCCCAATTGTTTCAAAAGAAGGGACTTTACCGCCGTATGTGGAACGAATATCAACAATCAGTCCAATGGGACATTAGAAAGACAACAAAATATGCTTAA
- a CDS encoding CobW family GTP-binding protein, with protein MDNNRYETAKPVTIISGFLGAGKTTFLNEYITYRKGIRPFIIENELGEEGIDAGLIVAPGTDVFELNNGCLCCSLNEDLFDLLDALWKRNDEFDELIIETTGIADPATIAQPFLVYPEIEECYKLERTICIVDAQQIDFQLEETEEARKQITFADIILINKCDTVRKGHLSGLEELLRNINPFAVILSGDKESGYPLEKIMAFNRDDFDGKIFPSGATGKDGHDHPILHPAPHADVENHSHPDTHPNHEEFHHHSISSLSFVFDRPFNLDRFGHRLMMFLNIQAKNIYRVKGFIWANDEPQKVIVQSVSNMLAITMGERWPPEEMPKSRLVFIGKDLASRGLEKMLAQCLDKDFIYP; from the coding sequence ATGGACAATAATCGATATGAAACAGCAAAACCCGTAACCATCATTTCCGGGTTTCTTGGCGCCGGCAAGACCACCTTTCTGAACGAATACATTACTTACCGGAAAGGAATACGCCCGTTTATCATTGAAAACGAACTGGGTGAGGAAGGTATTGATGCCGGGCTGATCGTCGCACCCGGCACGGACGTGTTTGAGTTGAACAACGGCTGTCTTTGCTGTAGCCTCAATGAAGACCTGTTCGACCTGTTGGATGCATTGTGGAAACGGAACGATGAATTCGACGAACTGATCATCGAGACCACAGGCATAGCCGACCCTGCGACCATCGCACAGCCGTTCCTGGTCTATCCGGAAATAGAGGAGTGCTACAAATTGGAAAGGACCATCTGCATTGTGGATGCCCAACAGATCGATTTTCAACTGGAAGAAACCGAAGAGGCGCGCAAGCAAATTACCTTTGCGGACATCATCCTGATCAATAAATGTGATACGGTGCGTAAAGGACATCTTTCCGGATTGGAGGAATTGCTTCGAAATATCAATCCGTTTGCCGTCATACTATCGGGGGATAAAGAGTCGGGTTATCCTCTGGAAAAAATAATGGCATTCAACCGTGATGATTTCGACGGCAAAATATTCCCATCCGGGGCAACCGGTAAGGACGGGCACGATCATCCCATTCTTCATCCGGCCCCACATGCCGATGTAGAGAACCATTCACACCCTGACACACATCCGAATCATGAGGAATTTCACCATCACAGCATCAGTTCGCTCAGCTTTGTGTTCGACAGGCCGTTCAACCTCGACCGGTTCGGCCATCGCCTGATGATGTTCCTCAATATCCAGGCGAAAAATATATACAGGGTGAAAGGTTTTATATGGGCAAACGATGAGCCGCAAAAGGTGATCGTCCAGTCGGTCTCTAATATGCTGGCCATTACAATGGGGGAGAGATGGCCCCCTGAGGAAATGCCCAAAAGCAGGTTGGTGTTTATCGGTAAAGACCTTGCCTCACGGGGATTGGAAAAGATGTTGGCGCAGTGCCTGGACAAAGATTTTATTTATCCCTGA
- a CDS encoding putative toxin-antitoxin system toxin component, PIN family: MQRIVIDTNVIVSALIQKNYPFLIIDELFFEDKIQLCVSSELIQEYFDVLSRPKFARFPHFISKAENILTEIGLKAELFEPDTKLNIISDKDDNMILELAEKCNADFIITGNTNDFTMSEYKSTKIVTPREYWENHKPR; the protein is encoded by the coding sequence ATGCAAAGAATCGTCATTGACACCAATGTTATAGTATCGGCTCTAATCCAAAAGAACTATCCATTTCTGATTATTGACGAACTGTTTTTTGAAGACAAAATTCAGCTTTGTGTTTCCTCCGAACTGATACAGGAGTATTTTGATGTTCTGTCAAGACCCAAATTCGCTCGTTTCCCACACTTCATAAGTAAAGCCGAAAATATTCTGACAGAAATCGGATTAAAGGCCGAGTTATTCGAACCGGATACAAAACTAAACATCATTTCTGATAAGGACGATAATATGATTTTGGAACTTGCCGAAAAATGCAATGCCGATTTCATCATTACAGGAAACACAAACGATTTTACAATGTCTGAATACAAAAGCACAAAAATCGTAACACCCAGAGAATATTGGGAAAACCATAAACCTCGATAA